One Bartonella sp. TP genomic window carries:
- a CDS encoding uracil-DNA glycosylase family protein — MVLAAHNNFSFSDIAEIFILDNNDYIIAPLPQNRLLAPTASPKPTPIIVKKPKITTLSELKRIVASSEELNLEKIANNLCFFTAMPKPAPCDILIFSDYPNSTEDKTGELFTGKHSELLDKMLDTAGLKNKNIAKANLVFWHPLGGAAPSAQQIKLCLPFAEQLINLLQPKILLLLGSISSASLANAAKMHTTAKVITSYDVKNINTITPNMAKHLWQAILNIKTSLTE, encoded by the coding sequence ATGGTTTTAGCCGCGCATAATAATTTTTCCTTTTCCGATATTGCTGAGATTTTTATCTTAGATAATAATGACTATATAATCGCGCCTCTGCCACAGAATAGATTGCTAGCACCTACGGCTTCCCCAAAGCCTACTCCTATAATAGTAAAAAAGCCAAAAATAACCACGCTCAGTGAATTGAAAAGGATAGTTGCTAGCTCAGAAGAGCTTAATTTAGAAAAAATTGCTAATAATTTATGTTTTTTCACTGCAATGCCTAAGCCGGCCCCCTGCGATATATTAATTTTTAGCGACTATCCAAACAGCACAGAAGATAAAACAGGCGAATTATTTACCGGGAAGCATAGCGAACTTTTGGATAAGATGCTTGACACCGCTGGACTAAAAAATAAAAACATAGCTAAAGCAAATTTAGTTTTTTGGCATCCTTTAGGAGGGGCGGCGCCCTCTGCACAACAAATAAAATTATGCTTACCTTTTGCAGAGCAACTCATTAATCTCTTGCAACCTAAAATATTATTGCTTTTAGGCAGCATAAGCTCTGCTTCATTAGCTAACGCGGCGAAAATGCATACAACAGCCAAAGTTATTACAAGCTACGATGTCAAAAATATTAATACTATAACGCCCAACATGGCCAAGCATTTATGGCAAGCCATATTAAATATAAAAACCAGCTTAACAGAATAG
- a CDS encoding SAM-dependent methyltransferase yields the protein MKDRFDLLYENSFDPWDYLTSRYEEEKYLTSLKTLPKQNYNRILELGCSIGVFTDKLASMAKSVYAIDSSTLALKRAKHICSKHNNIHFIQTKIPYNMPKLLYKKFDLIILSEFLYYLTPEELQKLAYFIAQCLTSSAHLLLVSYSLPIDEQIQGPQAAEYFCSFLAATNKVSFRQEIYKRKNYQINLLICKKLCKKLTIL from the coding sequence ATGAAAGACCGCTTTGACTTATTATATGAAAATAGCTTTGATCCGTGGGATTATTTGACTTCTCGCTATGAAGAAGAAAAATATTTAACCAGTCTAAAAACGCTGCCAAAACAAAATTATAATCGCATATTAGAGCTAGGATGTTCAATTGGCGTTTTTACGGACAAACTCGCATCCATGGCAAAGTCTGTCTATGCTATAGACAGCTCCACACTAGCTCTAAAGCGCGCAAAGCATATTTGTAGCAAACATAATAATATCCACTTTATACAAACCAAAATCCCCTATAACATGCCCAAGCTATTATATAAAAAATTTGATTTAATAATTTTGTCAGAATTTCTATATTATCTAACGCCAGAAGAGTTACAAAAGCTTGCCTATTTTATAGCACAATGTCTAACATCTTCTGCCCATTTATTATTAGTAAGCTATAGCTTGCCTATAGACGAGCAAATACAAGGCCCGCAAGCCGCAGAATATTTTTGCAGCTTTTTAGCCGCTACAAATAAAGTTAGCTTTAGACAAGAAATTTATAAACGAAAGAATTATCAAATAAATTTGCTAATTTGCAAAAAACTTTGCAAAAAACTGACTATATTGTAG
- a CDS encoding catalase yields MSKDIKQPKTEKGKAGELHQLAGDGFVGLTTAQGAAVSDNQNSLRAGVSGPTLLEDFHFREKLFHFDHERIPERVVHARGVGAHGYFETLKSISQLTKAALFQTVGERTPVFARISTVAGNKGSMDLARDVRGFAVKFYTKEGNWDLVGNNMPVFFIQDAIKFPDVIHAVKAAPDRDFPQAQSAHDNFWDYISLTPEAMHMVMWIMSDRAIPRSLRFIEGFGVHSFRFINVENKSSFVKFHWKPKLGMQSVVWNEAVKINGADPDFHRRDLWQSIKTGQYPEWELGVQVFDDEWAKKFEFDILDPTKLIPEELCPVEIIGRMVLDRMPDNFFAETEQVAFCTQNIVPGIDFSDDPLLQGRNFSYLDTQIKRLGSPNFTHLPINAPKCPFHHFQQDGHMAFHTPVGRANYEPNSWGAKDGGPREQKEAGYHSFPQEIGGKKLRERSPSFGDHYSQARQFYISQTKIEQKHIIAALSFELSKCAHLHIRRAMIAHLLNIDTSLAQSVADNIGLESLPAPAETAVPARTDLPPSPALSILKNGPKAFKGRKIGVLLSDAIDSSLLQTIEHIAKKHEVNIERIAMKVGGIVDKDGKKVNVHHQIDGAPSVLFDAILLLIAEPQITAMVKKPAIRDFINDAYAHYKFIGYNDASKPFFAKLDLSARMDDGFMEVNHAADVEKFIASCGDIRFWQRIDAA; encoded by the coding sequence ATGAGCAAAGATATTAAGCAGCCCAAGACAGAAAAAGGCAAAGCAGGCGAGTTGCATCAACTAGCGGGCGATGGCTTTGTTGGGCTAACTACAGCGCAGGGCGCTGCGGTTTCAGACAATCAAAATAGTTTGCGTGCTGGTGTTAGTGGGCCCACTCTTTTAGAAGATTTTCATTTTCGTGAAAAGCTTTTTCATTTCGACCATGAACGTATTCCAGAGCGGGTTGTTCATGCTAGGGGGGTTGGAGCGCACGGTTATTTTGAAACGTTAAAGTCTATTTCTCAGTTAACAAAAGCCGCCCTGTTTCAAACTGTTGGTGAACGTACCCCCGTTTTTGCACGTATTTCTACTGTAGCTGGTAATAAGGGCTCTATGGATTTAGCGCGTGATGTACGTGGCTTTGCGGTGAAATTTTATACTAAAGAGGGCAACTGGGATCTTGTCGGCAATAATATGCCAGTGTTTTTTATACAAGATGCTATAAAATTTCCAGACGTTATACATGCTGTAAAAGCGGCTCCAGACCGTGATTTTCCTCAGGCCCAGAGTGCTCACGATAATTTTTGGGACTATATTTCTCTTACGCCAGAAGCGATGCATATGGTGATGTGGATTATGTCTGATCGTGCTATACCGCGTAGTTTACGATTTATTGAAGGGTTTGGCGTGCATAGTTTTCGTTTTATCAATGTTGAAAATAAATCTAGTTTTGTTAAATTTCATTGGAAGCCTAAATTAGGCATGCAATCTGTTGTTTGGAATGAAGCAGTAAAAATTAATGGTGCCGATCCTGATTTTCATCGCCGTGACTTATGGCAAAGTATAAAAACTGGACAATATCCCGAATGGGAGCTAGGGGTGCAGGTTTTTGATGATGAATGGGCTAAAAAATTTGAGTTTGATATTTTAGACCCAACGAAGCTTATACCGGAAGAATTGTGCCCGGTTGAGATAATAGGGCGTATGGTGTTAGACCGTATGCCAGATAATTTTTTTGCTGAAACAGAACAAGTTGCTTTTTGTACGCAAAATATTGTGCCTGGCATTGATTTTTCTGACGATCCTTTACTGCAGGGTAGGAATTTTTCTTATTTGGACACACAAATAAAACGTTTAGGTAGTCCAAATTTTACTCATTTGCCTATCAACGCCCCGAAATGTCCTTTTCACCATTTTCAACAAGATGGCCATATGGCCTTTCACACTCCTGTAGGGCGGGCTAATTACGAGCCAAATAGTTGGGGCGCTAAAGATGGCGGCCCACGTGAACAAAAAGAAGCAGGTTATCATTCTTTTCCACAAGAAATAGGAGGCAAAAAACTTCGCGAGCGTAGCCCTAGTTTTGGCGATCATTACTCGCAAGCACGGCAATTTTATATTAGTCAAACTAAAATCGAGCAGAAACATATTATCGCTGCGTTGAGTTTTGAATTATCAAAATGTGCTCATTTGCACATTCGTCGTGCCATGATAGCGCATTTGCTTAACATTGATACCAGTTTGGCGCAAAGCGTAGCCGATAATATAGGTCTTGAGTCTTTGCCAGCGCCTGCTGAAACTGCTGTGCCTGCGCGTACCGATTTGCCGCCTTCACCAGCATTGAGTATTTTAAAAAATGGACCGAAGGCTTTCAAGGGGCGAAAAATTGGTGTGTTGTTAAGCGATGCTATAGACAGCAGTTTATTGCAAACTATAGAACATATTGCAAAAAAGCATGAAGTTAATATTGAGCGTATTGCTATGAAAGTAGGCGGTATTGTTGATAAAGATGGGAAAAAAGTTAACGTACATCACCAGATAGATGGCGCACCTAGTGTGTTGTTTGACGCTATTTTGCTGTTAATAGCGGAACCCCAGATTACTGCGATGGTAAAAAAGCCAGCGATTCGTGATTTTATAAATGATGCATATGCCCACTATAAATTCATTGGCTATAATGATGCATCTAAGCCATTTTTTGCCAAATTGGATCTTTCTGCGCGGATGGATGATGGCTTTATGGAAGTAAATCATGCAGCAGATGTTGAAAAATTTATTGCTAGCTGTGGCGACATACGTTTTTGGCAACGGATAGATGCAGCTTAG
- the pepN gene encoding aminopeptidase N has translation MTKRPIYYLSDYKPTPYSIPKIDLEFYLGTEHTIVKARLEIRTEQQKLVPLILNGDDLDLQAISINGQIIDKSAYRASPNELEILQIPATNFTLEITTKINPDSNLQLMGLYRSNGIFCTQCEAEGFRRITYFYDRPDVLSVYTVYIEADKTKCPILLSNGNLIETGDLNENRHFARWHDPFPKPCYLFALVAGDLDVLKDSFITASKKKVDLAIYTEKAKTSRAAFAMDSLKRAMIWDEKQFSREYDLALFNIVAVSDFNMGAMENKGLNIFNDKCILADKETATDSDYAGVERVVAHEYFHNWTGNRITCRDWFQLCLKEGLTVYRDQRFRAAERSAAVQRINDVRQLIASQFSVDAGPLSHPVRPNQYSEINNFYTTTVYEKGAELVRMLHTMLGEQHFHKAMDRYFEIHDGQACTVEDFVACFEHVSNQDLSQFMLWYSQSGTPHIKALISFENSTLKIQLEQSLQQGTNNQKLQPMSIPINFNLLSQQGQLLQHGLLLLTKEKDSFEFHALADMPYVSLLCGLSSPVTIEKKYVNGHSAEQDRLFLIKHDKDPVNIWHNLQQLSLEKLAAIIKNYTTNNNVHTSELDPDIAQAMQAIANNSELEPALKATYLSLPSEREIAQYLKENLNPEHIYKARCVMQENIAKANIEIFKDILTKFAPQANYSPIAEEAGKRALYNIAIFYISLYENSPTRAYEQYNNADNLTMRVAALSMLLHKFPKAENTNQALKDFENLYAETPLVMDKWFALQATVSSTESLAQVKALCKHAAFSFNNPNRVRALIGSFAYGNLVNFHAEDGAGYQFVSKIILQIDPHNPHLAANLLGAFGDWQKFEPKRYAQAKAVLENMLEKPTISNDIADILSRMLKKEA, from the coding sequence ATGACTAAACGCCCAATTTACTATCTTAGTGACTATAAACCCACCCCCTATTCTATCCCCAAAATAGATTTAGAATTCTATTTAGGTACAGAGCATACTATTGTAAAAGCTAGATTAGAAATACGCACAGAACAACAAAAATTAGTCCCGTTGATTTTAAATGGTGACGATTTAGATTTACAAGCAATAAGCATTAATGGACAGATTATTGATAAATCTGCTTATAGAGCTAGCCCTAATGAATTAGAAATTTTACAAATCCCAGCTACAAATTTCACCTTAGAAATTACCACTAAAATAAACCCAGATAGCAACTTGCAGCTTATGGGACTTTATCGCTCTAATGGCATTTTTTGTACACAATGTGAGGCTGAGGGCTTTAGGCGCATTACCTATTTTTACGACCGCCCAGATGTTTTAAGTGTATATACAGTATATATAGAAGCAGATAAAACCAAATGCCCTATTTTATTATCTAATGGAAATTTAATAGAGACTGGCGATCTAAACGAAAATAGGCATTTTGCCAGATGGCATGACCCCTTTCCTAAACCGTGCTACTTATTTGCTTTGGTGGCTGGTGATTTAGACGTTCTTAAAGACAGCTTTATAACCGCCAGCAAGAAAAAAGTTGACCTGGCTATATATACAGAAAAAGCTAAGACTAGCAGAGCAGCCTTTGCTATGGACTCACTAAAGCGCGCCATGATATGGGATGAAAAACAATTTTCACGTGAATATGATTTAGCTCTGTTCAATATAGTTGCGGTCAGCGATTTTAATATGGGAGCTATGGAAAATAAAGGGCTCAATATTTTTAATGACAAATGCATTTTAGCAGATAAAGAAACTGCCACAGATAGTGACTATGCTGGCGTTGAACGTGTAGTTGCCCACGAATATTTTCATAATTGGACAGGCAATCGTATAACATGTCGCGATTGGTTTCAGCTATGCTTAAAAGAAGGCCTAACAGTTTATAGAGACCAAAGATTCCGCGCGGCAGAGCGCTCCGCCGCGGTACAGCGCATAAATGACGTGCGCCAATTAATAGCTAGCCAATTTTCAGTAGATGCTGGGCCCTTATCTCATCCGGTAAGGCCCAACCAATATAGTGAAATCAATAATTTTTACACCACTACAGTTTATGAAAAAGGCGCAGAGCTCGTACGCATGCTGCACACTATGCTAGGAGAACAACACTTTCACAAAGCTATGGACCGTTATTTCGAAATTCATGATGGACAGGCCTGTACTGTAGAAGACTTTGTTGCATGTTTCGAACATGTAAGCAACCAAGATCTCAGCCAGTTCATGTTATGGTACTCACAATCTGGAACACCACATATTAAAGCATTAATATCTTTTGAAAACTCTACGCTGAAAATTCAATTAGAGCAAAGTTTGCAACAAGGCACAAATAATCAAAAACTCCAGCCTATGAGCATTCCCATCAATTTTAATTTGCTTAGCCAGCAAGGACAGCTTTTACAACATGGCCTGCTTTTGCTTACTAAAGAAAAGGACAGTTTTGAATTTCATGCTTTAGCAGACATGCCATATGTTTCACTATTATGCGGCTTATCAAGTCCAGTAACCATAGAAAAAAAATATGTAAACGGACATAGCGCAGAGCAAGACCGGCTGTTTTTGATAAAACACGACAAAGATCCAGTAAATATCTGGCATAATTTACAGCAACTAAGTTTAGAAAAACTAGCCGCTATAATAAAAAACTATACAACAAACAATAATGTACACACTTCAGAATTAGATCCGGATATTGCGCAAGCGATGCAAGCTATAGCCAATAATAGCGAGCTAGAGCCAGCTTTAAAAGCTACCTATCTAAGTTTGCCCAGCGAACGAGAAATTGCACAATATCTAAAAGAGAACCTTAATCCCGAGCATATTTACAAAGCCCGTTGTGTCATGCAAGAAAATATAGCAAAAGCTAATATAGAAATCTTTAAAGACATATTAACAAAATTTGCTCCACAGGCCAATTATAGCCCTATCGCAGAAGAGGCTGGCAAACGCGCCCTATATAATATAGCCATATTTTATATTTCATTATACGAAAACTCTCCAACCCGCGCATATGAGCAATATAATAATGCGGATAACTTAACAATGCGTGTTGCAGCTTTAAGTATGCTACTTCATAAATTCCCGAAAGCCGAGAACACCAATCAAGCTCTAAAGGATTTTGAAAATCTATATGCAGAAACCCCTTTGGTTATGGATAAGTGGTTTGCATTACAAGCAACGGTAAGCTCGACTGAAAGTCTGGCACAAGTAAAAGCTTTGTGCAAACATGCGGCCTTTTCTTTTAATAACCCAAATAGGGTTAGAGCGCTAATAGGCAGCTTCGCTTACGGTAATCTAGTTAATTTTCATGCAGAAGATGGCGCAGGATATCAATTTGTGAGCAAGATAATATTACAAATTGACCCGCATAATCCGCATTTAGCAGCGAATCTCTTGGGAGCGTTTGGCGATTGGCAAAAATTTGAGCCAAAGCGCTATGCACAGGCCAAAGCTGTATTAGAAAACATGCTTGAAAAACCAACTATTTCAAATGATATAGCAGATATATTATCCCGTATGTTAAAAAAAGAGGCATAA
- a CDS encoding acyl-CoA dehydrogenase family protein, whose translation MFEHLAKPIFKKLKNDYKNSETAGLAYACSLAKQAGLFKACLPKAYGGQDLALANNADYQNAFVHMRALGYANPSFGRIFEGHFNAVQLIDCYANPELKHKIFTALANNQLVGVWATNGDKPLQAQQRGQSQYILDGNKIYASGADLLDFAIITIEKTSQTGLMLAIIDVKNKARAQIKHWQASGMRATASGEYDFSNIVISEQDFIGVADDYFKEPYFDGGVWRYCAIQLGCAEAIINDWQIMLQQRNRVRDPIQIARLGKAKIAALSCAASLSQAIRQIEQSANQISVETTNLGVAAALSARKITENSCLYILNLCEKALGVQAFLTSYEIEQRRRDLGLFLRQAAPDQKLQKAAEILLQAPDLWLW comes from the coding sequence ATGTTTGAACATTTAGCAAAGCCAATTTTTAAAAAATTAAAAAACGATTATAAAAATAGCGAAACAGCAGGTCTTGCTTATGCGTGCAGCTTAGCCAAGCAAGCGGGGTTATTTAAAGCATGTTTACCAAAAGCTTATGGAGGACAAGATTTAGCCTTAGCTAATAATGCCGACTATCAAAATGCTTTTGTTCATATGCGGGCCTTGGGCTATGCCAATCCTTCTTTTGGTCGTATTTTTGAAGGTCATTTTAACGCTGTGCAATTGATTGACTGCTATGCTAATCCAGAATTAAAACATAAAATTTTTACTGCCCTAGCAAATAATCAGCTTGTCGGAGTTTGGGCTACTAACGGCGACAAACCACTGCAAGCCCAGCAGCGAGGCCAAAGCCAATACATTCTTGATGGTAACAAAATTTATGCCTCTGGAGCAGATTTATTAGATTTTGCAATAATTACTATAGAAAAAACTAGCCAAACTGGCTTAATGTTAGCAATAATAGATGTAAAAAACAAGGCAAGAGCGCAGATTAAACATTGGCAAGCCAGCGGAATGCGCGCTACAGCCTCAGGCGAATATGACTTTAGCAATATAGTAATAAGCGAACAGGATTTTATAGGCGTAGCTGATGATTATTTTAAAGAGCCATATTTCGACGGCGGGGTTTGGCGTTATTGCGCTATACAATTAGGCTGTGCTGAAGCTATAATAAATGACTGGCAGATAATGCTGCAGCAACGTAATAGAGTTAGGGACCCTATTCAAATCGCGCGTTTAGGCAAAGCAAAAATAGCAGCCCTATCTTGCGCAGCCAGCCTTTCTCAAGCCATAAGACAAATAGAGCAAAGCGCCAACCAAATTTCTGTAGAAACAACTAATCTAGGGGTCGCGGCTGCACTCAGCGCCCGCAAAATAACTGAAAATAGCTGTCTTTATATATTAAATCTTTGTGAAAAGGCTCTGGGAGTACAAGCTTTTTTAACCTCGTATGAAATTGAACAAAGACGCCGAGATCTAGGTTTGTTTCTACGCCAAGCCGCCCCAGATCAAAAATTACAAAAAGCAGCCGAGATTTTATTGCAAGCACCGGATTTATGGCTATGGTAA
- a CDS encoding PIG-L deacetylase family protein: protein MVTAFAKGTLLKIAADNISISSLSANGPIVVLAPHPDDEALGCGAAIAAASDMATDIHIICLTDGRASHQNSRDWFPQRLIDTRRKEFIKSCDILTNGKAKTYWLNYIDQHSPNNGKEQLKAAETIATLLAYTNIKAIWASWLFDPHIDHKNTAKIALLLQQRYLKNAQLYFYSVWGRFIRTKALQNYKCFTFDPQPYLERKKAASLAHRTQMTALINDDPDGFIMQQETLEHLIHSPEYFLSLKII from the coding sequence ATGGTAACAGCATTTGCTAAAGGTACATTATTAAAAATAGCCGCCGATAACATAAGCATAAGCAGCTTATCTGCCAATGGCCCCATAGTTGTTTTGGCGCCTCATCCAGATGACGAAGCCTTAGGCTGCGGAGCAGCTATAGCAGCAGCAAGCGATATGGCAACAGATATACATATAATATGCCTTACAGATGGCCGAGCCTCACACCAAAATTCCCGCGATTGGTTTCCACAAAGGCTAATTGACACACGCCGCAAAGAATTCATAAAATCCTGTGATATATTAACTAATGGCAAAGCAAAAACCTATTGGTTAAATTATATAGATCAACACAGTCCAAATAACGGCAAAGAACAGCTAAAAGCTGCAGAAACTATAGCAACATTGCTAGCATATACAAATATAAAAGCAATATGGGCTAGTTGGCTTTTTGACCCACATATAGATCACAAAAATACAGCCAAAATCGCTTTATTATTGCAGCAACGTTACCTCAAAAATGCACAGCTTTATTTTTATTCTGTTTGGGGCCGTTTTATCAGGACAAAAGCTCTACAAAATTATAAGTGCTTTACTTTCGACCCCCAGCCCTATCTAGAGCGTAAAAAGGCAGCCAGTTTAGCACATAGAACACAAATGACTGCTTTGATAAATGATGATCCTGACGGCTTTATCATGCAGCAAGAAACGCTTGAACATCTAATCCACAGCCCCGAGTATTTCCTGAGCCTTAAAATAATATAA